The following nucleotide sequence is from Luteolibacter sp. Y139.
CTCGATCTCGGCATCGGTGAGGCCGGAGTAAGCCTTGCCGATGATCTTGAGCTGGCCGCTGGTTTCATCGCGGACGGCGAAGGTGTAGTCGGAGAGGACCTCGGCGCGCTTGCCGTGGCCTTGTTCGGCGGCGACGACCACGCAGTCGAGGGTGCTGGAGGTTTTCAGCTTCAGCCAGGCTTTGCCGCGTCGGCCGGGCGAGTAGGAGCTGGCGGGGTCCTTGGCGATCAGGCCTTCGAGGCCATCGGTGCGGGCTTGCTTGAAGGCGGCTTGGACGGCTTCGGCGTCTGCTTCCACGCGGTGGACCGAGATGGGGGCGATGGTGGATGGGAGACCGGAGATGGCTTCGAGGAGCGCGCGGCGCTGTTCCAGCGGGCTGGCGAGGAGTTCGGTGCCGTCGTGGTGGAGGAGGTCGAAGGCGATGAAGCGGACCGGCGGGATCGAGGTGTCGGTCGCGGAAAAGAGATCGGTCTGGGCGGTGGTGATTTTGCCGAGGCGGGTCTGGAGGTCGTGGAAGGTGAGGCGGCGGCCTTCAGCGTGGGCGATGATTTCGCCATCGAGGATGAAGTCACCGGGGATCGTGAGGGCGGCGGTGAGGAGCTCGGGGAATTCGCGGTCGAGCGGACGGAGGTCGCGAGAGTAGAGGGCGGCGCGGTCGCCCTGCTTGTGGAGCTGGGCGCGGATGCCGTCGTACTTGGGCTCGAGCCAGAGGGGCTTGGAGTCTGGGGATGCCGCTACGAGAGCGGCGGCGTCGGGCATCGGCGAGGCGAGCATCACCTTGACCGGGACGAAGGGGCGGAGGGTGGCACCGGCGAGGGCCTTGCGCTTGGCGAGGCGGGCGGTTTCGCCGAGATCGCCGGTGAGCATGTGGGCATTCCGGACGGCAGGAGCTTCGGCGGCGAAGGCTTCGGCGACGGCGTCTTCGACGAGGCCTTCCTTCAGGCCGATGCGGAGGTCGCCGGTGAGCAGCTTCACCAGCGTCTCGCCTTCGGCGGGGTGGAGGGTGCGGAGGCGCTCGGTGAGGAGGTCGATGCGCGCGAGCGAGCCGGTGGCGGAGGCGAGCTCCTGGAAGAAGGCGGCGAGGCCGGCGAGATCGAGCCGCTCGGGTTTCAGGCTGAGTTCCTGAAGCAGCAGGCGGGTGGTGCGGGCGGCGTCGTTTTGGGAGAGGGAGATCTCGCGGTAGCGTTCCTCGCGGGCGCCGGGGAGCTTGAGCAGGGCGCGGCGGAGGGTGGCGCCGCCGGTATTGACGGCGCGGCGGTCGGCATCGCGGGGCAGGGCGCGGCCGGTGAGCCAATTGGCGGCGAGGGCGAGATCGTCCTCGTTGTCTAGGCCGCGCAGGTAGGTGGCGAGGTGGCGGATCTTTTCGAGCCGGCTGCTGGTTTCGCCGACGAGGCGGCAGACGCTGGTGAAATCGGCCAGCGCGCAGATCGGGCGGACGTGGCGGGCGCTGGCGGTGGTCTGGATGCCGGAGGAGGCGGCATTCCGCATCGGCGGCGCGGCCAGTGGCAGGTCGAGCTGGTCATTGCCATTGATCGACCAAGCGTCGTGTCCTCGGAGGCGGAGGTCGGCGGCGAATTCGCGGGTGTAGCCGT
It contains:
- a CDS encoding ATP-dependent DNA ligase → MIEVRFQRGLHLPELDLWLDPWDPKPWAFVSHAHADHFARHETALCSDVTGALVRSRYGVAESRIDAVAFHAPIVKDGFRLRLLPAGHIAGSAMLHVTRVSDGATLLYTGDFKVRKGRTAEPVVFQQADLLILETTFGLPQFIFPPQMDVEGAVLRFVHDTLADGEVPVLLGYSLGKAQEALALLHAHDIPAVLHPNVAEMTAACRAAGVSCLPEPILLEGPVPPGHAVIAPPSAVRSKLLRSVGNRRVAMLTGWALVSGATFRYRVDEAIALSDHADYPGLMECLQRVRPKKVLTVHGYTREFAADLRLRGHDAWSINGNDQLDLPLAAPPMRNAASSGIQTTASARHVRPICALADFTSVCRLVGETSSRLEKIRHLATYLRGLDNEDDLALAANWLTGRALPRDADRRAVNTGGATLRRALLKLPGAREERYREISLSQNDAARTTRLLLQELSLKPERLDLAGLAAFFQELASATGSLARIDLLTERLRTLHPAEGETLVKLLTGDLRIGLKEGLVEDAVAEAFAAEAPAVRNAHMLTGDLGETARLAKRKALAGATLRPFVPVKVMLASPMPDAAALVAASPDSKPLWLEPKYDGIRAQLHKQGDRAALYSRDLRPLDREFPELLTAALTIPGDFILDGEIIAHAEGRRLTFHDLQTRLGKITTAQTDLFSATDTSIPPVRFIAFDLLHHDGTELLASPLEQRRALLEAISGLPSTIAPISVHRVEADAEAVQAAFKQARTDGLEGLIAKDPASSYSPGRRGKAWLKLKTSSTLDCVVVAAEQGHGKRAEVLSDYTFAVRDETSGQLKIIGKAYSGLTDAEIEELTDHFQRHTISTERRKHLVEPNIVLEIAFDSIQPSKRHDSGLAMRFPRIHAIRRDKTAADIDTLQYARTLAEA